A genome region from Chloroflexota bacterium includes the following:
- a CDS encoding VCBS repeat-containing protein — MHFRTNLTRWLLLAGMLLLARPPASSASLLDNPPPLSGWTHPSALPGGDSPLRNGIALSGTAVVRGSPVIAEIDGSATDGQEAAIAGGDGRLYVYHANGSLLWSVNVMPWACSTGAYDFKINSAPAVGPLFGDGMAYVVVSYGTMAASDCDGGVAAYRGSDGALAWRFSTRAWQQSQGYAPESLYGVVSSPSLADTDGNGRLQVGFGAEDRNIYLLNHDGAVRWYYNAADTTWSTPAFADANGDGRLDMIIGTAMSANGALNPPTQDGGFLYAFDTAPRTPRRIEFCSGGCAGSAYIWQAFFDQAILSSPVIATVRPDLPGPQIIIGNGCAFAQRGRWVKILRLSDGATLQTLGLPPGSACVQSSVAVGDLDDDGVPEVVAEISGATAMGGDGYGRVAAWRPRASSTPWWSLIPRNASAAANDPYLGDLAAPAIADLDGNGSLEVLVSNMWDVTVIDGRTGAQLTCGGPSCGATTSLFAWWTLKSTPAVGDLNGDGTLDVLIGGAHMNDSGGTRGYFYAWTNLGGLLASSPGQQAAYSAPWPMFGGNAQHTGSAAPHRLVAAPGAIQIMLPRGSSQRFSISLTSADGASLAWSASEDDPSRIMQVSPANGTTGGAIALTVSAPSAPGSYTGTLRVSTAGAPPISIPVALSVPERIYSFYLPLILH; from the coding sequence ATGCACTTTCGCACCAATCTAACGCGCTGGCTGCTTCTCGCCGGCATGCTGCTACTGGCCCGCCCCCCGGCGTCGTCGGCATCCCTGCTGGACAATCCGCCGCCTTTGAGCGGATGGACGCATCCGTCCGCATTGCCAGGCGGCGATTCGCCTCTGCGGAACGGCATCGCGCTGTCAGGTACGGCCGTGGTGCGCGGCTCGCCCGTCATCGCCGAGATCGACGGCAGCGCCACCGATGGACAAGAAGCCGCCATCGCCGGCGGCGATGGGCGGCTGTACGTCTATCATGCGAACGGCTCGCTCCTCTGGTCCGTGAATGTCATGCCGTGGGCGTGCTCAACCGGCGCATACGATTTCAAGATCAACTCCGCGCCGGCCGTCGGCCCCTTGTTCGGCGACGGCATGGCGTACGTGGTTGTATCGTACGGCACGATGGCCGCGAGCGATTGCGATGGCGGCGTGGCCGCGTACCGCGGCTCCGACGGCGCGCTGGCCTGGCGCTTCAGCACGCGCGCATGGCAGCAGAGCCAGGGTTACGCGCCGGAGTCGCTTTACGGCGTCGTGTCGTCGCCCAGCCTGGCGGACACCGACGGCAACGGGCGGCTGCAAGTCGGCTTCGGCGCGGAAGACCGCAACATCTACCTGCTGAACCACGACGGGGCCGTGCGCTGGTATTACAACGCCGCCGACACGACCTGGTCCACCCCCGCCTTCGCCGATGCGAACGGCGATGGCCGCCTCGACATGATCATCGGCACGGCGATGAGCGCCAACGGCGCGCTCAATCCCCCCACGCAGGACGGCGGCTTTCTGTACGCGTTCGACACGGCGCCGCGCACACCGCGCCGCATCGAGTTCTGCTCCGGCGGCTGCGCCGGCTCCGCGTATATTTGGCAAGCGTTCTTCGATCAGGCCATCTTGTCCTCGCCGGTCATCGCCACCGTGCGGCCCGACCTTCCCGGCCCGCAGATCATTATCGGCAACGGCTGCGCCTTCGCTCAGCGCGGCCGCTGGGTCAAGATTCTGCGACTATCCGATGGCGCGACCCTGCAGACGCTCGGGCTGCCGCCCGGCTCAGCCTGCGTGCAATCGTCGGTCGCAGTAGGCGATCTGGATGACGATGGCGTGCCCGAGGTGGTGGCGGAGATTTCGGGCGCGACGGCGATGGGCGGCGACGGCTACGGCCGCGTGGCGGCCTGGCGACCGCGCGCTTCGTCTACCCCCTGGTGGTCGTTGATCCCGCGCAATGCAAGCGCCGCCGCCAACGATCCCTACCTCGGCGATCTCGCCGCGCCGGCCATCGCCGACCTCGACGGCAACGGATCGCTTGAGGTGCTGGTCTCCAACATGTGGGATGTGACCGTCATCGATGGCCGCACGGGCGCGCAACTGACGTGCGGCGGACCGTCGTGCGGCGCGACGACGTCGCTGTTCGCATGGTGGACGCTCAAGTCCACGCCCGCGGTCGGCGACCTGAATGGCGACGGCACGCTCGACGTGCTGATCGGCGGCGCGCACATGAACGACAGCGGCGGGACGCGCGGATACTTCTACGCGTGGACGAACCTGGGCGGACTGCTCGCGTCGTCGCCGGGGCAGCAAGCGGCATACAGCGCGCCGTGGCCGATGTTCGGCGGCAATGCGCAGCACACCGGCTCGGCCGCGCCGCACCGGCTCGTCGCCGCGCCCGGCGCCATACAGATCATGCTGCCGCGCGGCAGTTCACAACGGTTCTCAATCAGCCTCACCTCCGCAGACGGCGCATCCCTGGCGTGGTCCGCCAGCGAAGACGATCCCAGCCGCATCATGCAGGTCTCGCCGGCCAATGGCACAACCGGTGGCGCC